CAAGTCAAGATGAGGtgaatctaaaaaaaataagacaAACTTGACTCTGCAACTTCCAACAATAACATTTTATAGCTATAGATCAGCGCCACATTTCCAATCTGGGTAAGTCCCCTCAGACAAACAATGGAAACATACATATTATGTAGCCTATAGAAATGATGACACAAGGTTACTAACATAGTAATATCTACATATAAATAGAAAGCTTACTTGAACATCGATCTGATCATTCTACTAACATCCATTTCATCCTCAATCTCGTCATCACATCGTTTCCTCACCTTATTCTTAGGATGGTGATCTTGCAAATTAGATCGCTTTGGAACTACGTTAAGTGGCTTATTTATCTGTCAAGCAAGTGAACATAAATATGTTGATAAGGAAAACTATGGAACAAattcaaagaaacaaaaatcCTTAACAGGATGAGTGtgaatatttatataacattatacCTGAGCTTTGGTTGATGTCACTGGTTGTTTTGATATCATTTTAGGTTTATTTTGTTCTCTTAGGATGTTTCTTTGTTCCACACTCTGCTTTGGCAAAGACAAATGCAACTTTGAAGATAGTGGTTTCTGCACACCATTTACAGAGTGCAACTTTGAAGATAGTGGTTTCTGCACACCATTTACAGAGTGAAACTTTGAAGAAAGTGGCTTCTGTGCACCACTTACAGAATGCATCTTTGAGGAGAGTGGTTTATGCACACCATTTACAGGATTTTTTGCATCGGATAATGACTTATTCCCAGAGGTACTAATAGGCATTTTTAAAGGCCGGCCTGGTCCATTCCCACTGTTGTTACTAAGTTGTTTTCTAGAATCCACAGATGCCTTACTGTACTTATTGATAGAACTAATCTTATAATTGGACCCTGATTTAGGAGCCAAATGGCCAGGCCCAGTAACATGTTTTCGATTCTCATCACTGCCACGGACAATCTTGCCACCATTGACAGTCTTCCCAGCAACTTCACCTGACCGTTTCTCTTCAACAACAGAACAAACACTGTAAGTTTCCCCAATAACAGTATAACATGTTCTAGTCCCCCTAACACCACATAAAAACATAACCAAGCAATAAATTACCAGAATTATGTACAAGTGTTCTATGAGATGGGGGTTCTTTCTTAGGAGCAGGAAGCTCTACATCATCAGACAAAAGAAAAGAGTAATCTCTAGTAACCTTGAGTTTCTGGGCTTTAACCTGCTTCTGCTAAAGCACAACAATTCATCACTATCATTTCAGAAGATTGTAGCTTAAAAGCTACGAGAGAAGCTTTATACAATAGCCACAATACCTCACTGACTTTGGGTGGAATATTACGATGAACTGAAGAGTTCAATACACCATTAGATACTTTATTTGCGCTTTTGTTCTGCAGACAGAATTAATATCAGAAAGCTACAAAAAAGACATCAAAGAACACCTAGCTGCTACTTATTCCCAGTAATGAGAAAAACATGGAGCTAAAGGCATTAAGCAAACAAACATATATCACTACTACAATTTGAAGAATGCTAAAAAAATATACAGGACaaattagcaaaaaaaaaagcTGAGTTTTGCATACACAGAAAGAAGCAGAGTATGCCAATTCTCAGACCATTTTCACACTTCACTGGTAACTTTTAAGGGAGTTCCACAATTGGATGTCAATCTCAAAAAACTTATCAACAGAGTTATAAATTTATacatcaaattaaataatacaaattaaaatatgtatatatatatatatatgtgtatatatatatataaaccatCAAAGCTGTTAGGAACTAAGAGGCTCATATATTAGACGTATACTGGAGAAGACATGTATTAGTCGTCGGTTAAGAGGGCAAGTGACAATCACAATTGTTACAGCGGTGATGAGTAGGGGCCTTTAAATAGAATTACATAGGAGAGTTAGGGGAATTAGGGAAATGTTCTATGAGAACTGTGTTtcagttgtttgaaagaacctcTTTCCTTGGCAGAGCAATAAACTctgtttttttccttttcattccCTCTCTTACTGTTTTCTTAGGACCCATCAAGAACTCATTTAGGCTTTCCTCTAATCATGTGATGGCAGGAAAGAGCAGGTAAGGAATCAAATGCTATATTTCAACGAAGCATTTTTTAGTGTTACTgtttgtttccttttctttattggtttaattttttgttaCATTACTGAATGGGAAACAAGTGCAGTTGACATATGACCCCAAATAATCAATAGGCCAACGAATGAAATCACATTAAAAATACTTGACAATACAATAATCATAACAACTCAAAATGAAGATTGCTTGGGTAAATACAGaacttcataaaaaaatatttaaaaaggaATACAAAAATCAAAGGCACTGAATACATACAATGTTGGACGAGTTAGAAAGCCTAGATGATAAATGCTGGTTTTCTAGCAATGACTTGCTCTCTTGGATTACTCTCTGAGCAATAACTGGTTGAGAAGGGCCAAAGAAGGACCCATAACTGCAGCAACAAGAAGAAGATTGAagacaatattttaaaagtgcTCCTGTTTTTACAATGTTATCAATGTTCATCAAACTTAGTAAAATCACCAAGAAAAAAGCAAATTCATCAACTAAATGTCAGCATGCCCCAATGGAATTGCACACTATGGTAAGTGAAGGTTGCAAATGAATTTGGTAACACAAAAAATCGCACTATTTCAaagccttcacatttaaagtggTTTATGCAGCTTTAATCAGTATTAATATAGGATAATTTATTAGAATTGCAACTCATCAAAGCCTTTACATTTATGGTGGTTTATGCATTCATGACTATGTATATGCCAGAGATGATAGCAGTACTCACTTATCATTAGGAAGTTTATTCTTTCTGGTAGAATCTGAAAGGAAACTActattctcctttttcatctgcTTTCTAATCGATTCTTTCAACTTCTGCCTTAGTTTGAGGTAATGTAGTTCTTCCTCTGTCGGCTTAGGAGGTTCTTCCTTATATTCGTACCCTCCCTCCAGTCCATCGTCCTCATAATCATCGTAATCCTGTGGTTCTTGAAGATTATTAGGAGGCAAAAAAGCTGCATAAAACAGTATGCACGCTGATTCAATAAATAGTGGGAATCTCAAACCTGAAAGTCACTTACATCTCTATCGTAGCCCCGCATTGCGGTTTCATGAAGAAGGTGAGATCCAACTGCAACAAAACAATTGGACATTAAATCATAGATTGAATGATTGAAGGAATTATCTCTCGGTACCAATGCAAATTGAGGTTAGGTTCGAAGCAGAAATGCTCAGCCACTGCAAGTGACAGTGTTAAAATTGGGATATAAAAACCAAAATGACCGACGCAGTACTCCAGCATCAAAATTTAGAGAAATTAGGGTTCCGGAAAAAAACAATTTGTCAGGAccttaaaaacaaacaaaaaaaaatactggGTTGATTGTTCCCCCAAATTGGCACACACGAGGAGGATCAGCCGAAGGATATGAAAACTGACACAGTC
The sequence above is a segment of the Phaseolus vulgaris cultivar G19833 chromosome 2, P. vulgaris v2.0, whole genome shotgun sequence genome. Coding sequences within it:
- the LOC137811275 gene encoding uncharacterized protein isoform X3 codes for the protein MRGYDRDDYDDYEDDGLEGGYEYKEEPPKPTEEELHYLKLRQKLKESIRKQMKKENSSFLSDSTRKNKLPNDNYGSFFGPSQPVIAQRVIQESKSLLENQHLSSRLSNSSNINKSANKVSNGVLNSSVHRNIPPKVSEQKQVKAQKLKVTRDYSFLLSDDVELPAPKKEPPSHRTLVHNSEKRSGEVAGKTVNGGKIVRGSDENRKHVTGPGHLAPKSGSNYKISSINKYSKASVDSRKQLSNNSGNGPGRPLKMPISTSGNKSLSDAKNPVNGVHKPLSSKMHSVSGAQKPLSSKFHSVNGVQKPLSSKLHSVNGVQKPLSSKLHLSLPKQSVEQRNILREQNKPKMISKQPVTSTKAQINKPLNVVPKRSNLQDHHPKNKVRKRCDDEIEDEMDVSRMIRSMFNYNPNKFVDDEDDDGMEVGFDEIMKEEKRSARIAREEDEEQLRLIEEEEERERRRLLAKRRKVGH
- the LOC137811275 gene encoding uncharacterized protein isoform X4, which produces MRGYDRDDYDDYEDDGLEGGYEYKEEPPKPTEEELHYLKLRQKLKESIRKQMKKENSSFLSDSTRKNKLPNDNYGSFFGPSQPVIAQRVIQESKSLLENQHLSSRLSNSSNINKSANKVSNGVLNSSVHRNIPPKVSEKQVKAQKLKVTRDYSFLLSDDVELPAPKKEPPSHRTLVHNSEKRSGEVAGKTVNGGKIVRGSDENRKHVTGPGHLAPKSGSNYKISSINKYSKASVDSRKQLSNNSGNGPGRPLKMPISTSGNKSLSDAKNPVNGVHKPLSSKMHSVSGAQKPLSSKFHSVNGVQKPLSSKLHSVNGVQKPLSSKLHLSLPKQSVEQRNILREQNKPKMISKQPVTSTKAQINKPLNVVPKRSNLQDHHPKNKVRKRCDDEIEDEMDVSRMIRSMFNYNPNKFVDDEDDDGMEVGFDEIMKEEKRSARIAREEDEEQLRLIEEEEERERRRLLAKRRKVGH
- the LOC137811275 gene encoding uncharacterized protein isoform X2; its protein translation is MRGYDRDVSDFQDYDDYEDDGLEGGYEYKEEPPKPTEEELHYLKLRQKLKESIRKQMKKENSSFLSDSTRKNKLPNDNYGSFFGPSQPVIAQRVIQESKSLLENQHLSSRLSNSSNINKSANKVSNGVLNSSVHRNIPPKVSEKQVKAQKLKVTRDYSFLLSDDVELPAPKKEPPSHRTLVHNSEKRSGEVAGKTVNGGKIVRGSDENRKHVTGPGHLAPKSGSNYKISSINKYSKASVDSRKQLSNNSGNGPGRPLKMPISTSGNKSLSDAKNPVNGVHKPLSSKMHSVSGAQKPLSSKFHSVNGVQKPLSSKLHSVNGVQKPLSSKLHLSLPKQSVEQRNILREQNKPKMISKQPVTSTKAQINKPLNVVPKRSNLQDHHPKNKVRKRCDDEIEDEMDVSRMIRSMFNYNPNKFVDDEDDDGMEVGFDEIMKEEKRSARIAREEDEEQLRLIEEEEERERRRLLAKRRKVGH
- the LOC137811275 gene encoding uncharacterized protein isoform X1 → MRGYDRDVSDFQDYDDYEDDGLEGGYEYKEEPPKPTEEELHYLKLRQKLKESIRKQMKKENSSFLSDSTRKNKLPNDNYGSFFGPSQPVIAQRVIQESKSLLENQHLSSRLSNSSNINKSANKVSNGVLNSSVHRNIPPKVSEQKQVKAQKLKVTRDYSFLLSDDVELPAPKKEPPSHRTLVHNSEKRSGEVAGKTVNGGKIVRGSDENRKHVTGPGHLAPKSGSNYKISSINKYSKASVDSRKQLSNNSGNGPGRPLKMPISTSGNKSLSDAKNPVNGVHKPLSSKMHSVSGAQKPLSSKFHSVNGVQKPLSSKLHSVNGVQKPLSSKLHLSLPKQSVEQRNILREQNKPKMISKQPVTSTKAQINKPLNVVPKRSNLQDHHPKNKVRKRCDDEIEDEMDVSRMIRSMFNYNPNKFVDDEDDDGMEVGFDEIMKEEKRSARIAREEDEEQLRLIEEEEERERRRLLAKRRKVGH